DNA from Massilia antarctica:
TCAGGAAGATGGAATGGACGCTGCCGTCGGCGCGCATGAATTCGAGCTCGGCGGCGTCGCAATCGCTGGGGAAATCGGCCCAGCGCTGGCGGTACGCGCGGTTGCCCTGCTCGCTGAGCAAGGCCGTCAGGGGTTGGCGCAGGGCGTCGGCGGCGCGAATGCCGAGCACTTTTTCGCAGCCGCCGTTCCAGGTAAGGATGTGGCCGTTTGCATCGATCAGCACGGCGGCAAATGGGGCGTTCTCGCTGGCAGGCATGCGCCTCTCCAATGATGATGAAAGAGGTTGGACATGCAAAACGGGCGGTGGTTCGCCGGCGCCGGCAAATTACATCAAAAGACCTGGGAGGGGTGCGCCGGCGCGCGCAAGGCCGCCGGCGCAATCAGGCGCGCATCAGGCCAGCACGATTTCCCGGCGCTCGGGCAAGGCGATCTGGTTGTCGACGCTGAACTGGTAATCCTGGAACACGTGCTCGGCGCTCAGCATCTGGTAGCTGCCGTCGGCCAGTTTGTGGGTGGTGTCCTTGAGGCGGTAGGTATAGTGGCCGCAGGTCCAGCAATTGAAATTGCGCATGTGCGTGCACAGGCAAGTCTTGTCCATCACCACCACGGTCTTGCTGTCCGGATTGGCCAGCACTTCGCGGTTGTACGCATTGATGTAGGAACAGTTACCGGTGGCATCGAGCAGATAGCCGTAGGACTCGCAGCCGGGACGGATGCCGGCGCCGATGGCCGGCGTGTTCTTGAGCATGCGCATCGGATAACCGGTCGGCGAAATGCCGTTGACAATGATATCGTCCTCGGTCGCGCGCACGTACTCCTGCTTGACCTTGTCAGGCAGGCCGCATTCGTTGGTGATGGTGAAGCGGGTCGCCACCTGCACCCCGGCCGCGCCTTTTTCAAGGAAGCCGACCGCATCGGTGCCGGTGAACACGCCGCCGGCGGCGATCAGCGGAATATCGAGCTGTTCGGCGCGCATATAGGCATGGATTTCATCCATGATGGTGTGCAGGTCGTACTCGGCCCAATCCATGCCGAAGCCGAGGTGGCCGCCGGCCAGCGGGCCTTCGACGATGATGTAATCGGGCAGGCGGTCCAGCTTGGTCACCTTGCGCAGGAAAATCTGCAGCGCACGCACGGACGAGACGATGATGCCCAGCTTGGCGTCGCGGAAACGCGGATGGTCGGCGATCAGGGCGAACGAACCCAGATGCAGGCCGGCCGACATGGTGATGCCGTCGATGCCGGCGTCGAGCGCAGCCGACAGACGCGTGCGCAAGGTTTCGCGCGGCGAATTCATGGTCAGCTTTTCCATGCAATTGACGAAAATGAGGCCATCGCCGCGCTTCGCTTCCATGGTCGCGCCCACGTGGCGGCGGGTGGCATCGGCCAGGCGGGCCAGGTCGAACTGCACCACCGCCTTGTCCATGTTATTGATGTTGAACTTATAGGTCTTGGTTTTGTCTTTCACATAGCTGGTGTCGAACTTGCGGTCGGAGACATCCTCGACCATGGCATCGGAAATATGCCCGATCCCGCCCAGGCGCGCCGCTTCGAGCGCCAGTTCGGAGGTCGAAATATCGACGCCCATGCCACCGATCATGATGGGCACATATTCCTTGTTGCCCAGACGCAGGCGGAAATCATCAACACGTTTCATTGCTATCCTTAGACTGCCAAGTTTACCGATGCGTGGCGCCGGCCGCCGGGGCCAGCTTGCACATCCACAATTCTACCCCAAGCACAGCGGGGTCCGACCCGGTGATCACCGATCCCACGAGCACAACGGCAGCAAATGCCCCCGTTTTGTCGGCGTTTTCCGGGTTTGCAGCCCTGAAAACCGCCGATTGATCGGATGGGACGATCAATCGCGGAAGTTATTAAACTCCAGCGGCATATCCGGCACATCCTTGCGCAGCATGGCCATGGCCGCCTGCAGATCGTCGCGCTTGGCGCCGGTGACCCGCACCGACTCGCCCTGGATGCTGGCCTGGACCTTCATCTTGCTATCCTTGATCACCTTGACGATCTTCTTGGCATCGTCGGTTTCGATGCCGTTTTTCACCTTGATCACCTGCTTGACCTTGTCGCCTCCGATTTTCTCGATCTTGCCTTCGTCGAGGAAACGCACATCGACCTTGCGCTTGGCCAGCTTGTTGGTCAGCACATCGCGCACTTGCGAGAGCTGGAAATCGGAATCGGCGAAGGCGGTCAGTTCGGTATCCTTCTGCTCGACCTTGGCGGAACTGCCCTTGAAATCGAAACGGGTGGTGATTTCCTTGTTCGACTGCTCGACTGCGTTTTTCACTTCGATCATGTCTGCTTCGGAGACGACATCAAACGACGGCATAATGGGATCCTTTTACTTGCAAAATGTAGAATGCCGATATTTTAACGGACAACCGGGGCGGCGCCCCTGTGCTGACCCGGTTTTTTACCGGATTGGCCCCCTAAATGCTTAAACGAGCTTGATTCATGCAACCAGACCTTGTCATTTCACCCGATTTCTCCCTCCGCGCTGCCAATACCTTCGGCATCGACGCGCGCGCGCGCGCCTATCTCAAGCTCACCCGGGTCGAACAGCTGGCGCAGGTGATGGCCGATCCCGTCCTCGCCGCGCTGCCGCGCCTGCTGCTTGGTGGCGGCAGCAACATCGTCCTCACGGGCGACTTCGACGGTTTGGTGCTGCACATGGCGATCGCAGGGCGCGAGGTACTGGGCGAGGAGGGCGGCAGCATGCTGGTGCGCGCCGGCGCCGGCGAAAACTGGCACGGCTTCGTGCAATGGACCCTGGCGCAGGGGCTGGGCGGGCTGGAAAACATGGCCCTCATTCCCGGCACGGTGGGAGCGTCGCCGATCCAGAATATTGGCGCCTATGGGGCGGAAGTGAAGGACCTGTTGCACGCGCTGACCGTGTTCGAGCTCTCCAGCGGGCGTTTGCGGGTGATGGATGCGGCGGCTTGCCGCTTCGGCTACCGCGACAGCGTGTTCAAGCATGCCGACGGAGCGGGGCTGGTGATTGTCGACGTCACGTTCGCGCTGCCGCGCGCGTGGGCGCCGAATCTGACATATGCCGAATTGGCGCAGGAAGTGGCCGCAGCGCGGCTGGCCTCGCCGACGGCGCAGCAGGTGAGCGACGCGGTGGTGGCGATCCGGCGGCGCAAGCTGCCCGACCCTGCGCAGATCGGCAATGCTGGCAGCTTCTTCAAGAACCCAGTGGTCAGCGCAGCGCAGTGCGCCGCCATGCTGGCGGCGCATCCGGCGCTGGTGCACCACGCCCAGGGCGATGGCAGCGAAAAGCTGGCGGCCGGGTGGCTGATCGACCAATGCGGCTGGAAAGGCCGCAGCCTGGGCGCGGCTGGCGTGTACGACAAGCAGGCGCTGGTGCTGGTCAACCGCGGCGGCGCGACCGGCGGCGAGGTGCTCGCGCTGGCGCGTGCGATCCAGGCCGATGTGCTGGCGCGTTTCGGCGTCGCTCTCGAAACCGAGCCTGTCTTCGTCTAGCCTGACCGGGCACGCCCTGGCTGCGCTGCCCCTGCCTCTTTCCCTCCACATCGCCTCCATCGTTATTGCTTGAAACATGGCATGGCATTCCGGCAGGGCTGGGCCTGGCGTTTCCGGGGCGACTAAGTCCAGCGCGAAAATTGATCAGAAAATATTATCTTTTTAGTCAATTTTGATAAATAATGAAAACGCGATGGGAAGCGCTTCCAATTTCGGTTTGCGCAGGTGCTGGCGCGTCCTCGCCTGGGTGCCCGGCAAGGTGCGGCAGCACTGCCGGGCCCCAGCCATTCAATCAGGAGACAAATACTATGCGAGACAAGTTAGCTACCTTGATCCGGACGGGGCTGGCAGCGGCCGTCTGCGGCGCGATGCTGGCCGCCTGCGATGGCGACAGCGGCCCGGCCAAGCCGGAGACCCCCAAGCCGCCCGTCGACGCGGTGACGCAGTACAGCGACTTCCCGAACGTGGCCAGCGATATCAAGAAAGATCCGGCGACCGAATCGGCCATCGCCGCCATCGTTGCCGGGATGAGCGTGGCTGAGAAAGTCGGACAGATGACCCAGCCGGAAATCAAGAGTATCACCCCGGACCAGGTGCGCCAGTACTACATCGGTTCGGTGCTGAACGGTGGTGGTTCTTTCCCGGGTAACAACAAGTTGGCCGCCCCGGCAGAGTGGCTCAAGCTGGCCGATGCGTACTGGAAAGCGTCGATGGCCACCGATTCCAAGATCAAGATCCCGGTGATCTGGGGTACCGACGCGGTGCACGGCCACAATAATGTGTTCGGCGCTACCATGTTCCCGCATAGCATCGGCCTGGGCGCTGCCAACGATCCGGCCATGATGCGCCGCATCGGCGCGGCCGTGGCCGCTCAGGTGTATTCCACCGGTATCGACTGGACCTTCGCCCCGACCCTCGCGGTGGTGCGCGATGACCGTTGGGGCCGCACCTATGAAAGTTATTCCGAAGATCCCTTGATCGTCACCAAATACGCGCGTGAAATGGTCAAGGGCTTGCAGAACGATTTTGCCGGCAGCGGCAACGTCATCGCCACGGCCAAGCACTTCATGGGCGACGGTGGCACCGACCTGGGCAGGGATCAAGGCGTCAACATGTCCAGCCGCAACGACATGATCAACATCCATGGCCAAGGGTATTACCACGCCCTGGGCGCCGGTGCCCAGACCGTGATGGCCTCGTTTAACAGCTGGGACAATGACAGCTTGAACATCAAGGTCGGTAAGATGCACGGCAGCAAAGAGATGCTGACCGATGTCCTCAAGACCAAGATGGGCTTCGATGGCTTCGTCATCGGTGACTGGAACGGCCACGCCCAGGTGGCGGGCTGCAGCGACGGCAGTTGCCCACAAGCGATCAACGCCGGCGTCGACATGATCATGGTCCCGGAAAAGTGGAAAGAGTTTATCGACAATACCATCGCCTCGGTCAACAAGGGCGACATTCCGCTGGCGCGCATCAATGATGCCGTCACCCGCATCCTGCGCGTGAAATTTCGCGCCGGCATCATGACCGCCAAGGCGCCGCTCGAACGCCCGTACACCGATGTGAGCCGCCTGCAGCATCGCGCCCTGGCGCGCGAAGCGGTGCAAAAGTCGCTGGTGCTGCTGAAAAACGACAACAAGGTGTTGCCACTGAAGCGAGGTGAAAAGATTCTGGTGGTCGGCAAAAGCGCCGACAGCCTGTCCAATCAAACCGGCGGCTGGTCGCTGACCTGGCAGGGCACGGCCAATACCAATGCCGACTTCCCGAACGCCGACAGCATCCTGACGGCGATCAAATCGGTGGCCGGCGACGGCAATGTGGTCTACCGCCAGAACGCCGCCGACGTCAACCTGGCCGATTTCAAGGCAGTCATCGCCGTCATCGGCGAAACCCCGTACGCCGAAGGCGTGGGCGACATCGGCAGGAGCGGCACCCTGGAGCACGCGCGCCGCTATCCGGAAGACCTGGCCGTGCTCGATGCCGTCAGCGGCAAGGGCGTGCCGGTGGTCACCGTACTGATCACCGGCCGTCCAGTCTGGGTCAACAAGGAACTGAACCGCTCAAGCGCGTTCGTGGTCGCCTGGCTGCCCGGCACCGAAGGCAAGGGCGTCACCGATGTCCTGTTCCGCAAGGATAATGGCGACGTCAATCTGGACTTGAAAGGCAAGCTGTCGTTTTCCTGGCCGAAAACGGCTTGCCAGATGGCCAATAAAGGCGACCCCAACTACGATCCGTTATTTGCCTATGGCTTCGGCATGCGCTACGCGGACGACACCAGGCTGGCCAAGCTCGACGAAACGGCGCCGACCCTCGGGTGCGCCCAGATCGCCGGCAACGGCAGCCAGGCGAGTAGCGATCTGGAGGTGTTCCGTTCGGCCGACCAGGCGCCCTACACGGCCCGTATCGGCGACCCGAGCGCCTGGTCGCTGGCGCTGGGCGCCGACTTGAACGCGGTCTCGAAGCTGCCCAACGTCAAAGCCGAGACCACCCAGATCAATATCCAGCAGGACGGCAAAAAAATCACCTGGAGCGGGGCCGGCCAGTTTTACTCGCAAGCGGCCACCACGGCCGACCGTGAAAACTACCTCAACGCCGACGCGGCCCTGGTGTTCGACACCATCGTGCACAAGGCGCCGGCCGGCGCGGTGAAAATGCGGGTGGACTGCAAGCACCCTTGCGCGGGCGAGGTGGACGGCACGACCTTGTTCAAGGGCTTGCCGCTCGATGTGAAGCGTAGCGTGAAAGTGCCGCTGTCCTGCTTTGCCGCCAAGGGCGCCGACTTCACCCTGATCGATACGCCATTCCTGGTCTATACCGAGCAAGCGTTTGTCGCCTCGTTTGCCAACATCCGCTGGGTGCCGGGCGCTGCCAGGGATGCCGATGCCGCCACCTGCGCCAGCCTGGTGCCGCCACCGGTGGCAGTCGGGCCGCCGCTGCCGGGGCCGACTTACAGCGTGTTCAATGCGGGCGCGCTGACGGGCGACCTGGTGCTGACCACCTACTCGTCCAATGTCAGCCACACCAAGGCCAGCATGACGCCCGCCGATGGGCTGGACTTGAACTTCGCCGCCGACGGTGGCGATGGCTTGGCGATGATCACCGGCACGCCTGTGAATCTGAGCAACTTCGCCAGTGGGACTCTGCAGTTCGAGATCAATGTCGGCAGCTACGGGGCCAACACCGGCGGCCTGGCGGTCAAGATGGAAAGCCCGGGCCTGAACTGCAAGTCGGGCGATTATCTGTTCGGCCGTCCGGCCGCGGGTGGCTGGACGCCGGTCACGGTGAAGGTCAGCGCGCTGATTGCGGCGGCCGATCCCTGCTTTGACTTGCGCAATATCGGCATGCCGTTCGGGACCTTGCCAAAGTGGGGCGATCAGCAGGGAGTGAAGTACAAGCTGCGCCAGATCCGCTTTGTGCAGTAATCGCTGATAGCAGTCGAGGACGCACGCCTGGGGCGTGCGTTTTTCGTTGTGAATGCGCGCGCCGCCGATGGCGCGGCGCGTCTTCGGCGCGAGACCGGGATGCGCCGATTGCCCGTTCACGCGCTGCTTGCCGCAGTTCAGCCGAAGTGGCAGACGTAGTCGAGCGTTTCGGTCGTTTCGATGTCGAAGGCGGTGTTGGCGCCGACATTGAAGCGCTCGCCAGCCTGATAGTCTTGCCAGGCGTCGCTGCCCGCCAGCCGAACCCGGCATTTGCCGGCGACGATTTCCATCACTTCCGGCGCCGCCGTATTGAACGTCAGTTGCGACGGGAAGATCACGCCCACCGTTTTTTTGCTGCCATCGGCCAGCAGCAAGGTGTGCGAGACGCACTTGCCGTCGAAGTAAATATTCGATTTCTTGCTGACGGCGACGTTGTGAATCATGCTCATGGACTTCCTTCTTCAGGTGGGGATAGGGATGGCCTGGGCCTGGGCTTCGGCCGCGCACACGCGGTTGCGCCCGGCCGTCTTGGCGGCATACAGGGCCTTGTCGGCGCGCGCGATCAGTTGTTCGGCCGTGTCGGCGGGCGAGGGTAGCACGCTGGCCACCCCGATCGACATGGTGACGATGCCGCCCGGCGCTTGCGGATTGTCCATCGCCAGCCTTTCCAGCTGGCCGCGCACGGCGTCGGCCACCACTTGCGCACCGGCCAGGTCGGTCTCGGGCAGGATGATGGCAAACTCTTCGCCGCCATAGCGCGCCGCCAGGTCGGCCGGACGCTTGAGGTGTTCGGTCAGCACCGCCGCCGTCTTTTTCAGGCACAGGTCGCCCGGCAGGTGGCCGAAGCTGTCGTTGTAGGCCTTGAAGCAGTCGATGTCGCACATCAGCACCGACAGCGGCTTTTGTTCGCGTTGCCCGCGCTGCCATTCGAGCTTGATGACGTCGTCGAAACGGCGCCGGTTGGCAATCCCGGTCAGGCCGTCGAGCGCGGCCAGCTTTTGCAGCGCGATGTTGGCTTCGGCCAGCTGGTGCTGGCTTTCGCGCAGGAAGCGAAACGCTTCGTCGCGCTGCAGCCGGCTGATGTGCGCCGCCGAGTGGTAGCGCACCCGCGCCAACAGTTCGAGCCGGTCCGGCAGCTTGACCAGGTAATCGTTGGCGCCCAGCGCGAAACTGTGGGCCTTGAGTTTGGGGTCTTCCTTGGCCGAGAGCACGATCACCGGCACATGGCGCAGGCTGTCGCTTGCGCGGTACTGCGCGATCAGCCCGAAACCGTCGATGCCGGGCATGACCAGGTCTTGCAAAATCACGGTTGGCTGCAGCCGTTCGGCGCTATCGAGCGCCAGCGCCGAGTCGAGCACGTAGTGGTATTCGATGTCGCCCTGGTCGGCCAGCATGCGCCGCACCGCCTCGACGATGATCGGCTGGTCGTCCACCATCAGGACCCGTACCTTGAAAACGGCCGGCTCCGGCATGTAGCTTGTGTAAAGGTCAGACATTGGCAATCGACTTTTCGGTAAGGAGAGCGGCGCTAGTTCCCGGCCGGTTTGGTCCCAATTCTACTGCGCAATGCCCGCCCGATGTTTTCCAAAGACAAAATTTGCTGTGCAGCATCAATCTCGGCGGCGGCGCGTGGCATGCCGTACACGGCGCTGCTGGCCTGGTCCTGGGCGATGGTGGCCTTGCCGGCCTGGCGCATGGCGAGCAGGCCGTTGGCGCCGTCGCGCCCCATGCCGGTCAGCAGCACGCCGGTGGCGTCGCCATCCCAGTGCCGCGCCACGCAGTGGAAAAACACGTCGACCGAGGGCCGGTAGGCGTAGTCGCGCGGCGCCTGGTCGTAGTGCAGGCGCTGGCGCGCGCTCAGGACCAGGTGGTCGTTGGTGCGGGCGATCTGCACGCAGCCCGCTTCGAGCGGGTCGCCGTCGTCGACCACGCGCACCGGCATGATCAGTTGTTCGCCCAGCCATTTGGAGAAATGGGCGGCGAAGTTTTCATCGATGTGCTGGACCACCACGATGGCGGTGCCGGGCGCCGGGTTCCAGCCGGCCAGCACCTTGGCCACTGCGATCGGGCCGCCGGTCGAGGAGCCGATCGCCAGCAGGTGCTTGATCTTGCCGTCGCCCCGTTCGGGCGCGTGCGGCGGATGGGCGTCGGCCACGCTCACTCGTATCAGTTTGCCGATGGTTTTGATCTTGTGCAGCAGCGCGCTATCGCCCCCGCCACCGCGCGCCAGCAGCGGCGTGGCGGTGACGTCGAGGGCGCCGGCGCCGAGCGCGCGGAATACCTGGCTGACATTGTCCTGCGGCTGGCCGGTGACGACCAGGATCGCGCACGGCGCTTTTTCCATGATCTGGCGCGTCGCTTCGACGCCGTCCAGTTGCGGCATGTTCAAGTCCATCAGGATCAGGTCGGGACGGTTGTCGATGCACATGCGCACCGCTTCCAGGCCGGTGCGGGCGATCCACACCACCTGGTGCTCGCTGGTGCTGGCCACCACGCGGCGCAGCGCTTCGGCCGCCATGGCGACGTCGTTGGCGATGCCGATTTTCATAGGCCGGCTTCTCCGATCAGGTCGAACACGGCGTTGAGCAGGGTCTCGTCGTGGAAGCTGCCCTTGGTGAGGTAGTAATCGGCGCCGGCGCTCATGCCGCGCGCGCGGTCTTCCGGGCGGTCCTTGTAGGAGACGATCATCACGGGCAGTTTGTACAAGTGGATATCTTTCTTGACCAGGCCAACGAGTTCGATGCCGTCCATGCGCGGCATGTCGACGTCGGTGATTAACAGGTCGTAGTCGCCGCTGCGCACCACGTTCCAGCCGTCGACGCCGTCGATGGCGATGTCGACCTGGAAGCCGCGCCCCTGCAGCAGCTTGCGTTCCATTTCGCGCACGGTGAGCGAGTCGTCCACCACCAGGATGCGTTTGACCTTGCGTTTTTCGGGGCCGCCGCGCGCGCCCAGCCGGTGCAGGCCGCCTTCGTGCAGCAGCTTGTCGATCGACAGCAGCAGGTCGGGCACGTCGAGGATCAGGACCGGGGCGCCGTCATCGAGCAGGGCGCCGGCGCTGATGTCGCGCATCTTGCCGAAGATCGGGTCGAGCGCCTGCACCGCCAGGCTTTGCTCGCCGCGGATCGTATCGACCACCAGCGCGTAGCGGCGCTGGGCGGCGCCGATCACCACCACCGGCAGTTCGCCGGCGCCGCTGCCGATCTGGCCCAGTTCCAGCACCTGGGCGGCCGACACCAGCCCGAGGTGCTCGCCGCCGAAGTCGAAGAACTGCTTGTTTTCCAGGGTATGGATCTCGCTTTGCGGCACCTTGAGTACCCGTTCCACCTTGACGATCGGGATTGCGTAAGCTTCGCCCTGCACCTCGAGCACCAGCGCGCGCACGATCGATTGCGTCAGCGGCAGGGTGATGAAGGTATGGAAGCCCACGCCCGCCGTGGACTCGATGCGCACCGTGCCATTCTGTTCGCGGATGGTCTGGTGCACGATGTCGAGCCCCACCCCGCGTCCGGAAATGGCGCTGGCGGTTTCCTTCAGGCTGAAGGCGGGCAGGAACAGGAATTCGATCAGCTCCGGCTGCGACATAGCTTGCGCCATCGCGGCGCTGGCCATCTTGCGCTCGACCACCTGGTGCCGGATGCGTTCGATGTCGACCCCGCGCCCGTCGTCGCGGATCTCGATACTGAGCATGCCGGCGCGGTGGCGCGCTTCGAGCACGATGGTGCCGAGCGCCGGCTTGCCGGCGGCGATCCGTTCGGCCTGGGTTTCCATGCCGTGGTCGACGGCGTTGCGCAGCATGTGGTTGAGCGGGCTTTCGATGCGCGCCAGGATGTCGCGGTCGACCAGGGTCTCTTCGCCTTCGATCAGGAGCTGCGCTTCTTTTCCCAGGCTGCGCGCCAGGTCGCGCACCATGCGCGGGAACGCTTGCACGCCGTCGCGGAAAGGACGCATGCGCAAGGTCAGCACTTCATCCACCAGGTTTTTCGATACGCCCAGCAGGCGCCGCTCGTAGCTTTCGATGTCGGCCATGTGTTCGAGCATGAACTGCTTGAGCGGATGGGCCTTCTGGCCGGTCAGGGCCGATTGTTCGATCAGGGCCTGGTCGCCGCCGCGCATCACGGCCTCGTGCAGCTGTTCGAGCGCCTGGAACAGGCTGGCCTGGTTGCGCTTGAAGCGCTGCAGCTGGGCGATGAAGGGGTGCATCTGGTGCGCGTTGATGCGCGACTCGCTGGCCAGGGCCAGCAGGCGGTCGAAGTTGTGGGCCGTCTTGGGCGCGCCTTGGACCCGTTGCGGCGCCGCTTCCTCAGGCACCGGCGCAGACACCAGCGGCGCGGCCGCATCCGTCAGTGGCACGGCCAGCGGCGCTGCAGGCGCAACCGGGGCCGAGTACGCTTCCAGCAGCGGCGCCGACTGGATCTGGGCGATGCCGGCGATGCTGTCCATCGCCGCGCCGATGCGCGCGCCGTGCTGCTCCAGCCAGGCCGGCAGGCCCGCTTCGTCCAGGGTCGAGAATTGCAGGATCAGGTCGACCCCGGCCAGCAGCGCGTCGATGCGCGCGGGGGTGAGCTGCAACTGGCCATGCTGGACCGCGATGAAGGCGTCTTCCATGCCGTGCGCCAGTTGCACCACGACGTCCAGGCCGACGATGGCGGCCGCGCCCTTGATCGAATGGGCGGCGCGCATCATCGCTTCGGTGGTGGCGGCGTCGCCGCCGCCGCCGCGCTCCATGCTCAACAAGCCGTCGGTGAGGATCTGGGTCTGGCCGTCCGCCTCCATGCGGAACAGGTCCAGCATCGAGAACTGACTGAGGTCGCCGCTGCCGGTGCTCATCGCAACAGCCTGGTGAGCTGGTGGCCGATCAGCGGGGCGTCCAGCACGCCGATGCGCATCGCGTCATGGGACAGCACGCCGGTGATGAAGCGTTGCAGGCCCTTGTTGAGGGTGGCCGCCGGCGCGCCCACCTGGGCCGCGCCGTAGCGCAGGATGCCGTGCAGGTCGGCCACCGGGAGGGCGAAGCGCTGCTCTTCCCAGACGATGACGAGCAGGCGCGCGAACACGTGGCGTCCACCCTGGACCGGGGCGTCGTTTTCATCGATCCCGAGCAGGCTGGCCAGCGCGATCGAGGGCGTCAGGGTGCCGCCGACGTTGACGATGCCGGTCAGGGCGCCGCCGCTGCGGTGCGGCAGCGAGTGGCTGGGGGCCAGCGGCGCGACCGCGGTCACCATCCGGGTCGGCAGCAGCAGCCACTCGCGCCCGAGACGGAATACCAGCCCGGAGCTGTCGTGGCGCGCGCGCTCGGCCTGCGGCTGGCGCAGCAGGGCGGCCCAGTCCTCGCGGTAACCCGGTCCCACCGGGCGCTGCATGCTGTGCCGCGCCGCGCCCTCGTACACATCGCAGTTGCGGCAGTGGACATGCTGTTCGAGCTTGGGGCAACTCAAATCGCCAGCCACGCCGATGCTGTTCCAGCAATCGTCGAGGCCCGGTGCGTGCGGCTGGTCGGGCGCGGTCGTCATGGGGCGCCTTTGCGTTGGGCCCCGTCATTGCGGCGCTGGTAGATGCGCGCGGCGCGCTGCTTGAGGGCGGCCGCCTGGGCCGGCTCGCCGCTTTGCTCGGCCAGCAGCGCCAGGTGGCACAGCGCTTCGTAGTGGTCCGGTTGCAGGTAGACGCAGCGGCGCCAGTGGTCGCCCGCTTCGGCGATGCGCTGTTCGCATTCGCTGACCATGCCGAGGATGAAGTAGGCGTCGGCCGAATCGGGGTTCTGGTCGAGCAGTTCGCGGCAGGCCGCCGCGGCGCCGCTGTAGTCGCCCAGGTCGGCCTGGCGGCGCGCGCGCGCCAGCATGTCGGCTGCTGCCGGCGGTGCGGCAGGCGGCGGCGCGGCAGCCAGCGGCCGCGCGGCGCGCGCTGGCGCCGCTGCGCTTGCGGCGGGCCGCGCCGGCGCCAACGGGCGCACGTGCTGGCGCGCCGGGATGCGCGGCGGCCAGGAAGCGTGGGCGCCGGCCTTTTCGAGGGCGAAGGCGCCGGGCGCGCGCAGCGTGGCAAAACCGTTGCGGCAGAAGGCCGGCACCTCGGCATAGCCGGCGAACAGGATGCCGTCGTCGGCCAGCAGGCGCGCCAGGCTGGCGATGGCGGCGGCCACGGTGGGCTCGTCGAAGTAGATCAGCAGATTGCGGCAAAAGATGATGTCGTAGTAGCCCGGCCGGCTGGAAAAGGCGGGATCGAGCAGGTTGGCCTGGTTGAAGCTGACCTGGGCGCGAATGTCGTCGCAGATCTGGTACTCGGCGCCGGCCGCTATAAAGTAGCGTTCGCGGAAATCGAGGTGGCGGCCGCGGAAGGCGTTGCGCGTGTACAGGCCGGCGCGGGCGCGCGCCAGCGCCACCTCGGACAGGTCGACCGCGTCGATTGCATAGTCGCCGGCGGCCACGCCCGCGCTTTGCAGCGACATGGCCATCGAATACGGTTCTTCGCCGCCGGCGCACGGCACCGACAGGATGCGCAGCGGGCGCGCCGGCTTGGCCGCCAGGCGCCGCGCGACAAACGCGGTGGCCGCGACGAAGGCTTCGGCGTCGCGGAACATCCACGATTCGGGCACCACCACCAGTTCGGTCAGCGCGCTCAGTTCCGCCGCGCCGCTCGCGAGCAGGCACTCGTAGGCGCGCGTGTCGTCCAGCGCGAGCGCCTGCATGCGGCGTTCGACGGCGCGCCCCACCACGGACTCGGTCAGGTTCAGCCCCGTTACCTGCTGCAGCAGGTCGCGCGCTTTCATGCGGGCGCTCCAGTGGCGGGGAACAGTTGCGCGCGCACGTCGGCGCTGAGCAGCTGCGCGAGGCTGACCAGTTGCAGCATGCCG
Protein-coding regions in this window:
- the murB gene encoding UDP-N-acetylmuramate dehydrogenase, encoding MQPDLVISPDFSLRAANTFGIDARARAYLKLTRVEQLAQVMADPVLAALPRLLLGGGSNIVLTGDFDGLVLHMAIAGREVLGEEGGSMLVRAGAGENWHGFVQWTLAQGLGGLENMALIPGTVGASPIQNIGAYGAEVKDLLHALTVFELSSGRLRVMDAAACRFGYRDSVFKHADGAGLVIVDVTFALPRAWAPNLTYAELAQEVAAARLASPTAQQVSDAVVAIRRRKLPDPAQIGNAGSFFKNPVVSAAQCAAMLAAHPALVHHAQGDGSEKLAAGWLIDQCGWKGRSLGAAGVYDKQALVLVNRGGATGGEVLALARAIQADVLARFGVALETEPVFV
- a CDS encoding YajQ family cyclic di-GMP-binding protein; this translates as MPSFDVVSEADMIEVKNAVEQSNKEITTRFDFKGSSAKVEQKDTELTAFADSDFQLSQVRDVLTNKLAKRKVDVRFLDEGKIEKIGGDKVKQVIKVKNGIETDDAKKIVKVIKDSKMKVQASIQGESVRVTGAKRDDLQAAMAMLRKDVPDMPLEFNNFRD
- a CDS encoding nitronate monooxygenase, with translation MKRVDDFRLRLGNKEYVPIMIGGMGVDISTSELALEAARLGGIGHISDAMVEDVSDRKFDTSYVKDKTKTYKFNINNMDKAVVQFDLARLADATRRHVGATMEAKRGDGLIFVNCMEKLTMNSPRETLRTRLSAALDAGIDGITMSAGLHLGSFALIADHPRFRDAKLGIIVSSVRALQIFLRKVTKLDRLPDYIIVEGPLAGGHLGFGMDWAEYDLHTIMDEIHAYMRAEQLDIPLIAAGGVFTGTDAVGFLEKGAAGVQVATRFTITNECGLPDKVKQEYVRATEDDIIVNGISPTGYPMRMLKNTPAIGAGIRPGCESYGYLLDATGNCSYINAYNREVLANPDSKTVVVMDKTCLCTHMRNFNCWTCGHYTYRLKDTTHKLADGSYQMLSAEHVFQDYQFSVDNQIALPERREIVLA
- a CDS encoding glycoside hydrolase family 3 protein — translated: MRDKLATLIRTGLAAAVCGAMLAACDGDSGPAKPETPKPPVDAVTQYSDFPNVASDIKKDPATESAIAAIVAGMSVAEKVGQMTQPEIKSITPDQVRQYYIGSVLNGGGSFPGNNKLAAPAEWLKLADAYWKASMATDSKIKIPVIWGTDAVHGHNNVFGATMFPHSIGLGAANDPAMMRRIGAAVAAQVYSTGIDWTFAPTLAVVRDDRWGRTYESYSEDPLIVTKYAREMVKGLQNDFAGSGNVIATAKHFMGDGGTDLGRDQGVNMSSRNDMINIHGQGYYHALGAGAQTVMASFNSWDNDSLNIKVGKMHGSKEMLTDVLKTKMGFDGFVIGDWNGHAQVAGCSDGSCPQAINAGVDMIMVPEKWKEFIDNTIASVNKGDIPLARINDAVTRILRVKFRAGIMTAKAPLERPYTDVSRLQHRALAREAVQKSLVLLKNDNKVLPLKRGEKILVVGKSADSLSNQTGGWSLTWQGTANTNADFPNADSILTAIKSVAGDGNVVYRQNAADVNLADFKAVIAVIGETPYAEGVGDIGRSGTLEHARRYPEDLAVLDAVSGKGVPVVTVLITGRPVWVNKELNRSSAFVVAWLPGTEGKGVTDVLFRKDNGDVNLDLKGKLSFSWPKTACQMANKGDPNYDPLFAYGFGMRYADDTRLAKLDETAPTLGCAQIAGNGSQASSDLEVFRSADQAPYTARIGDPSAWSLALGADLNAVSKLPNVKAETTQINIQQDGKKITWSGAGQFYSQAATTADRENYLNADAALVFDTIVHKAPAGAVKMRVDCKHPCAGEVDGTTLFKGLPLDVKRSVKVPLSCFAAKGADFTLIDTPFLVYTEQAFVASFANIRWVPGAARDADAATCASLVPPPVAVGPPLPGPTYSVFNAGALTGDLVLTTYSSNVSHTKASMTPADGLDLNFAADGGDGLAMITGTPVNLSNFASGTLQFEINVGSYGANTGGLAVKMESPGLNCKSGDYLFGRPAAGGWTPVTVKVSALIAAADPCFDLRNIGMPFGTLPKWGDQQGVKYKLRQIRFVQ
- a CDS encoding pyrimidine/purine nucleoside phosphorylase, which codes for MSMIHNVAVSKKSNIYFDGKCVSHTLLLADGSKKTVGVIFPSQLTFNTAAPEVMEIVAGKCRVRLAGSDAWQDYQAGERFNVGANTAFDIETTETLDYVCHFG